gccagcctcagcaactcagggaggccctgtctcgaaatagaatgaaaagggttggggatgtggctcaggggttcagCATGTTGGGTTCAGTCCCTTCCCCCCGAAAATGAGCTTGGTGGGCTGGGGGTCTTGGTGTCTCTGTCCCCTGCGTCACCTCTCTGGGTTGCAGATCTGCCCAAGCCTCTGCCCCCCAGCCCCCGGCCCATGTCCTCCCCCTGGGCTCCCTGGCCTGCCTCCCTGTCCCCGGGGGTCTCCACAGCCTCACGGCCACCCCCTCCCGGAGCTGGATTCTGGTCCCTCCCTGACCCTCCTCAGCCCACAAGCCGCCCTGGCCAGGGCCACTCCCTTCTGGGTCTTCAGATCCCCTGTGGCTGCTGGTGGAGCAGTGGGTCCCAACCCCAAGCAGCCTCTGTGTCAGGGGCAGGTGACAGCAGAGACAGGAGGCGGCTGGGGAGACGATCCTGGCATCCCAAGGTCCCAGACCCAGGTCAGGAGGAGCTTGAGACACACCAGCCAGGGACAGCGCCCTGACCCCAGGCTTCCCGGCCAGAGTGTCACCTTGGCCCCTCTAGCAGGTCCCTGTGGCCCTGGTCGCAGCGGGGATTAAGGTGATTAGGAGCACCCCATCTCCAGGGCGCTGACTCAGCCCAGAGCTTAGGGACCGAAGGTCACTTTATAAGGGCCTGGGGGCGGGGATCAGAGCCCGCAGTCCAGCGGGAGCCCCGGGTGGCCGCGCCTAGCAGCCCTCTGGGGTGGGATCCACAGCCATGAATGGCACCGAGGGCCCCGATTTCTATGTCCCCTTCTCCAATGCCACCGGGGTGGTGCGCAGCCCCTTCGAGCACCCGCAGTACTACCTGGCCGAGCCCTGGCAGTTCTCCCTCCTGGCCGCCTACATGTTCCTGCTCATCCTCCTGGGCTTCCCCGTCAACTTCCTCACGCTCTATGTCACCGTGCAGCACAAGAAGCTGCGGTCCCCCCTCAACTACATCCTGCTCAACCTGGCCACCGCCGACCTGTTCATGGTGCTCTTCGGCTTCACCACCACCGTCTACACCTCGCTCAACGGCTACTTCGTCTTCGGGCGCACCGGGTGCTTCGTGGAGGGCTTCTTTGCCACTCTGGGCGGTAGGTGGCAGGGGCGGCGGGGGGTGACAAGGGACCTTGGAGATAatgacatttttttgtgtgtggctacttgggattgaacccagagttgctttagcacatcccccagcccttttcatttatttatttacttttttaattctcagattctcgctcagttgcttagggcctccataaatggcggaggctggcctctaacttgcaatcctcctccctcagcctcccaaattgctgagatatCACAGGCCGGCGCCACCGGGGGCCCCAGCGGGAATCAGCCTCCTCTCTGCAGGGAACCCTGCTGTGGCCCCCACAAACTCCACTCCTTGGCATCTtggtcccctgccctgccccctgtCCCTTCTCTCCATGTCTGAGCCCTCTCTGAGTCCTTGGGGTGGCCTTTCCGGTCACCGTCTCCCCATCTCTGGACAGGCCGAGGGCTGGCAGGTGACTGATGGCTGACTGTCTTGCAGGCGAAGTGGCCCTGTGGTCCTTGGTGGTCCTCGCCATCGAGAGGTACATGGTGGTGTGCAAACCCATGAGCAACTTCCGCTTTGGGGAGAACCACGCGGTCATGGGGGTCATCTTCACCTGGATCATGGCGTCGGCCTGTGCCGTCCCGCCCCTCTTCGGCTGGTCCAGGTAATGACACTGAGCGGCAGGTCTCCCAGTCAGGACCCGAATGGCTGGACCTGATGTGGAGTGTCACAGGAAAGTGAGGTCCccttcattccactgtctttcctattcccatccccctccgtTCCCTTCATCCCCTTTGTGTTTTGGGGGGGACTGGTCTCCGGttcttagcatgagagtctccggCTCcgtatccatttactggcaaatgccacgatttcattcttcttcatggccgagtaatattccactgtgtatacagaccacagtttctttatcccttcCCCTGTTGAAGGCCACCCAGGTTGGTTCCAGAGCTCAGCCATTGTGAAATGAGCTGCAGTCGACACCGATGTGGCTGCGTCACGGttgtaggctgattttaagtcctctgggtccACCccgaggagtgggagagctgggtcaaatggtgccaAACCTACACCGTCTTGGCTGAGCCCCCATAATCCTCAACTAAGCCCAAGGCCAAATTCCAATCCTCTGTGGCCCAGCGTCCCACAGGAGGCTCCCCCCGACCCTGGGCCTCAGCACCTTGAGAAGCCAAGTCGGCCTTGGACAGAGGGCCACCCTGTGTCCCCTGGCAACTGAGTCCCATCTGACCTCCAAGCCACCGTCTCCAGATGAGAAGAAGTGGGGACAGTGGTTTGGACACCCAGAGAGGTGACTCAGGTGCCCGGAGGCCTCGTGTCCCTCTGTTCTGGGAAATTCCTGTCCTTTCTCCTCACTTCTCTCCTCACTCCGTCCTCCTGGGGTCCAGCTCTCAGGCTGGTTGGGTTCAAGTCCACCCCGGCTCCTGCCCATCTTCTCCAATTTGGCCCCCACACCCTCTGTCACAGCCAGCGGCCACTCTggatttatttagagacaggggctcgcTAAGTTGTTCAGGACCTTACTAAATtatggaggctggcctccaactggcgatcctcctgcctcagcctccggagctgctgggatgacaggagtgtgcCACAAGCATTGGCATCACGCCTCTTGATTTCTGTTGTTGCACAAAGACCCCTTAAATGCATTTAGGTCCATCTTTGGCCTGAAGACCCCAATTTGTGCAATCACAGGGCACTTGCAATCCATGTCCCCTCTGCCTTGCATAACCTGGGGCCTCCACATGGCTGGAGAGGCTGTGAATGGGGACAGGGTGGGGGGGTTCTGTGAGGGTGCAGCCATTGCTGCAGGTGTGTCGACAGCTCAGGGCTGGGGTGTCCCTTACCCGTGTCCCCATGCCCTGTCCCCCCAGGTACCTCCCCGAAGGCATGCAGTGCTCCTGTGGGATCGACTACTACACGCCCAAGCCCGAGCTCAACAACGAGTCCTTCGTCATCTACATGTTCGTGGTGCACTTCGCCATCCCCCTGGTCATCATCTTCTTCTGCTATGGCCGGCTGCTCTTCACCGTCAAGGAGGTAGAGGCCCGGGAGGCCGCGGAGCCCCGCCCACCCGCTAACGCGCATGCGCAGCCCCAGCTCCCACCCTGAGCCCAGCCGGGGAGCTGGAGGGGAAGGCCGCGGGGCGCTGTCATCCGAGGCCATCCGGTCCCTTGTCCCTCTCCCGTGTCCCTGCAGGCAGCCGCCCAGCAGCAGGAGTCGGCCACCACCCAGAAGGCAGAAAAGGAGGTGACCCGCATGGTCATCATCATGGTCGTCGCCTTCCTCATCTGCTGGGTGCCCTACGCCAGCGTGGCCGTGCACATCTTCACCCACCAGGGCTCCGACTTCGGCCCCGTCCTCATGACCATCCCCGCCTTCTTCGCCAAGAGCTCCGCCCTCTACAACCCCGTCATCTACATCCTGATGAACAAGCAGGTGGGAGGGGACCGTCCCCGGGCCAGGGCTGCTGCCCAGGGGGCACGAGCTACAGTCTGGGGCCAGGGCCGTCCTGGTGGCGGGCTGGGATGGAGGGACCTGGGGTTGACAGTCCCACCCGGGAGCTCGGGATcaatgcagattcctgggtccCACCCAGAGCTGGTGGCTTCAGAGCTCACTCTGGCGGTGACCCGTCCCCCCAGAACCTGCATTTCTCACAAGCCCTCTGGGGGCCCCTGATGCTCCAGGGTGGGACTGTCACCTGATGCTCCAGGGGGTTCTGGAAGCCTGGTTTAAAAGTCAAATGGTACCGCCTCCTTAGGCacatggctggggaggctgaggcaggaggatcgccagttggaggccagcctcagcaacttagtgaggcccctaagcaactcagggagaccctgtctctaaataaaatataaaaaaggctggggacggggctcaggggtgaagcgccccagagttcagtccctggtaccaaaatgaaCAAACTAATGTCAAATAATTCCAAGCCTGGGATCGGGACAGTCCCAGTCTCCATAAAACCGAACCAATCATATTCTGAAGGCTAAAGGATAAAGGGATCTAGTACCAAAAATCGTGGGTTTCTCTGTGGAATCCACGGTGGGGAGCTGTTCTCTGCAGCGAGGCACATTGGGTTCCAATGCCCGCTCTGCTGTTAcgtagctgtgtgacctcaggctgCTCAAGttccctctctgggcttcattCAATTTCCTCCTCCCTAGAAAGGGCAGCATTCCAAagggtttgtttgcttttaaagaaTCAATGAGAGCCAGCCAAGGTGGCacgcacctgtcatcccagtggctagggaggctgaggcaggaggatcgctcttgaattaaatgagatagtttTACGGAATGCCCTTGGCACATGGAGGATGCCATGGGGTAGCATGGGTGACAAAGTTCCTTTGTGTGGCATCCCGCGTGTTTCCACGGCCTAGGGGAACTTATATTCAACAGGTTTCCTTCAGAGAGCCGGGTTGGAGAGGGGAGTGGAGGCTGTGGggggcaggagcagggcagggggcCTCACTGACCAGTGCCGGTTTGCTCTGCTCTTTGGGGACAACCTGGCCCTGACTCCACCCCCTGACCTTCCAGTTCCGGAACTGCATGCTCACCACCATCTGCTGTGGCAAGAACCCACTGGGTGAGGACGAGGCCTCAACCACCGTATCCAGGACGGAGACCAGCCAGGTGGCCCCAGCCTAAGCCCTGCCAAGGACCCTGTGGCCAACGGATCTCGACAGATTGTAGGAGTCTCCCATCCCCCACGTCCCCTCCCAGCCACAGCCACCTGCCCAGGAGCAGTGCCTGTCGAAGGAGGTCACACAGACTCCCtgggtttgtttgcttttaaagtggtggcccacgcctgtcatcccagcggctcgggaggctgaggcaggaggatcgcaagttggaggccagcctccgcaatttagtaAGGTCCTGAACAACTccaggagaccctgtctttaaataaaacataatttttaaaaaagggctggggaggtggctcagtggttaagtgcccctgggttccatcccccagTACCCtctcccccctccaaaaaaaaaaaagaatgagaagaaaaaaacgAGGCTCCCTAATTTCAGGGGACAGCCTGACAACCAAGACCACCCCCAAACTCAGGTCCCCCGGTTCCCAGGGGCCAGCAGGATCTGTCCCCTCTTCCCCCCAACTCATCTCTCAGGAACATGAGAACTTTTCCTCTCTGGGGAGGTGTCTCAGCTTAGGGCTCAGTGTGGCAGCACCGAACggagcacatagtaggtgcttaataaatgctagACGGACGAAGGAAGGAGTGGGTGAAGTAGTGGATGGGTGAAGGAGTTAACATACACGTCTGTCCTcccagaccccccccccacccgctcTGCAGAAGTGGGACAGGTGGCCCAGGACTCATTGCTCCCTCGACGGGGTCTCACTCTGTCCCCCCGAGAATGAAATCCCAGTTCCCTGACCCCAACACGCAGCTGCTGCAAACACCAAGTGTGAGTGCGCGTGTGTTTAATCTCTCTGTAAATAGACTGAGTGGCTGTCCACACGGCTGTGACCGTCATCGGTAACATCAATCAATACAATTAATTTGATCATTTCTGCTTGATAGTGACCATCTGGGGACGGGCCATCAGCACAATGGGGTTTCGCGCACCCTTCGCCGGTTTTTTGATATCAGCCAGGCATTGGGTCCAGATGTGGACTGGGGACAGGCTGGGGGCCTCGAGGAAGAGACAATAACAGGAAAGCAGAATAGTGTCAAACATTGGGTGTGGGGGCTGGAGCCAAGGCCTGGGGTCTCCCCTCCAGTGTGGCGCCCCTGCCCAGAGCCTCCCCTTCCCAATGCAGAATATGGAGACCCTTTGGGTTTTGGGAAGCTTTGCTTCTCTGCCCAGGGCCAGTAGGAAACTTCTAGAAGCCATGCTGACCTGGCCAAACTTAATGGACAGCTGAGGCCCCAGGGTTATTTTCTAAGCTTGAAGAACTTAGAAAACAAAGGGTAGGAAAGAGCCCGGTGCCCTTCCCTGGGGGAGGTTCATGGGTCCCGGTTTCCAGCTCCCTTGATGGGTGAGCCCGTCTCAGGCAGCTGCTGGCCCATTCTCTGTCTATGCCGGAACCCTGGGACATCAAAAATGAGCGGCTCCATTGCCACGTAACCAAAGCTGGAAGTTCCAGCTCTCTCCGGCTCTGCCCGGAGACCAGGACAAACGGAGGCATTAAAAGCTCAGCTCTTAGACTTTGCATGAGCCGTGgtggttttttttccctctgaagcTTTTCCCCTGCAGGACGGATTGAAACTGGACATCCTCCACCTGATCCCTGGCCCTGGGGGTGCTGGATTGCCCAATGGGCAGAGacaagcagcccagagcccctttgggggtgaggggtgggcgCAGCCTCAGAATGGAGGAAACCTAACTTGGGAATCCAGAGAGACCCAGGGGACCTGTGAAACCAGGAGCAAGTTATATTATCTCTCTAAGTTTTTTGTTAGCTGCTTAAATACTCCCTTGGATGCTGCAGATGGTCACCCACTTTGGCACTACCAGGCTCAGAGGTGGCCTTTCCAGAGACACCCCCCCAGGGGCATCAGGATGGAGAAACAGCTGCTACCAGAAACCcaggaaccaaggcaggaaaGCATGCAGGAGCCCCAGATCAAAGAACCTCAGTGCCctaggggtggggcaggggacaggTGGGGCGTCAATCATGGCCACTCTTTGCTATCTCCCTCCAGATTTCAGTCAGGATGCCTTGGGTTGCAACTCAACTGGGCAGAAGCAAAGGGGAGATGTTATtagttcatttaaattaaaagccCAGGGCTGCAGGCACAGCTGGATTCAGGGGCTCCAACGATGTGATCAGCTctgtttctccttctttctttcctctgtttcaTTCAGAGGCCGACTGTCCCCAAGAGGGAGCAGAAACAGGTCAAGGAACTCCAAGCTCAGAGAGCCCTGCAGAAAGTGGGCGCCTCTTTCCCCTTAGGACAACTAAGGTCCACAGCAGGATGCTTATTGGCTAAGATCAGGCCACGTGATCACCCCTAAGTGAATCATTGTGGCTGGGCTGAGGATTCATCCTGGGATTGGCCAGGTCCAAGTCACATGATAAACCCTAAGCCAATCACTGAGGCTGGGCTGAGATCTATCCTCTGATTGGCCAGGTCTGGGTCACCTGATAACCCCCCAAGCCAACCACTGTGGCTGGGTTGGGGGTTTCATCCTCTGATTGGCCAGACTCAGGTCACCTGATCTTCCCTTCCCTAGCGTACAAGATGGCGTCAACCTGACAGGAGCCCAGCAGTGTGAGGGCGGGAGAGGAGGATTCCCCAAAGAAACGCAGGGGAGCTGTTACCCAAAGGGGGATCTTGGGAGGCCGAGGAAACTGCTCGCGATCAGCCCAGAGGGACGGGCTCTAAGCCCGTCAGGTCCCGGAGCGGAGCGTCGTCCAGCCACGCCGCCCTCCCACCCTGGGGCACGAGGCACATTCCTATGGCTGGTCCCTTGCTCTGTTGGGCCGGGGGTGGCAGTGAACAGGGCCGAGGCGTTTTAACTGCCCCTTTTGTCCTATCCCAGAGGTCCCCTACCCCCGTCTGCTTATTTTGAGGACTCGTGTCCCAGGAAACAGCTTCCTGACCAACCAGAACATTCTCTGTCTTCTCCCTGGTGGAGAGAATGTCCCCCTTTACCCCTGGATCTAGATGGACCTGACCGCCTCTTACAGGGTGACTGCCAGACCTGAAGGGTGTGTCAGTTGCAGGAAGGTTGTCCCCACCTGGACCCCAGGCTCCCGGCAGCCAGGACACTTCTAGATCACCTGTTGTATACAATCCAACCAAATCCGAGCAAACCGTCCCAGGTCAGAATGTGCTGGTGAACTTAGAGAGGGGTCAGATGGGAGCAGGTCTCACCGCGGTCTCCAGTAGAGAGAGACACCTCCCTGACAGTCCAAGTTGTCCCCCCCCAAAAGATAGTGCACGGTCTTcccagctgtgtggcctcaggGCAAGCCCCTGGACTGCCGCACACCTAAGCTCCCTTAGGCAAACAGGAGAATCATGCCACTTGGTAGGACTTCCTAAAGGGACTAATGAGATGGTTGCTATAAAGGATCCCGTGCATAGTAGGTGTTCAGTTAAATGCGAGTTCCCTCCCCAGGGATGAAAACTAAGTTCAAAAGAGAAAGCCCCGGGGTGTGGTAGGAGAGAGACAGGAGGAGAGGTTAATATGACGGTGGGGGATCTCAGAGAAAAAGGGAAGCAGGGGCTCACTGCCCCCAAAATTCATCCCCATCACTCCCCTTCTATGAATAATATCCTCCTAAGTTATAGCCAGGCATGCAGCCCCAGGCAAGGTTCCCTTGCACCTGCGACAGCATGACATTAAGGTTACATTTATTGACCTAAAATCCGGAAATAAAATGTCCTGATCCTACAGAGACTGGAGTGACGCTTTAAAACCGCTTCGAAAGTCCATCAGGAAAGTCCACAGGTAGGAGCCCGCGGTCCCAAAGACAGCAGCAAAGTTTTCAGCTGAAGTTCAACCTCAGGCctcaggggaagaaaaaaaaaaaaaagtctatcaaATGGCCCGTGCTCTCTCCCGCAGTCTGAGGCTCCTGATTACCATTTCCCTGTAAAATGGCAAATCCCCCCCGAGGAATTTTTAGATCATGCTGCACATTTTAGAACTTCTTCCCCCTCGATGCAAAAATCTCTCCTGGCACAGCCCCGGAGCGGGGCTTCTGCAAAAGCTCATGAGAATGtttatgtcactttttttttttttttgtatttctcaaTTCTTGGAAACGCCCCACCAAAGGGATTGAAATGGCTGCCCCCGGTTGGCACTGGATCCAGCAGATGGGGTCTGGATCTCCTTCCCCGGGCTGTGATACCGGAACTTCCGCAGCAGGCTAGCAAGTCCTACCAAGTGGCATGAGGCCTCTCCTGTATGCCAGGTGTCATGGGTGGCACTGGGGGTACCTCCAAGGAACACGACAGGCCCAGGCCCCAGAGCTCAAGGGTGAAGGACAGGTAAAGCAGAATTGTAACTTGGAATGCTGGGAGCTCCTGAGAGGTCAGACCAGGGGTGGCTGCATCCTAACCTTCTAGGGATCAGGGGAGGTGCATGGGAAATATTCCAGAAAAGCTAGATGGGGGTGAAGGTCGCTTTCTAGGCCATGTGTATCCGTTAGCTAATGCTGTGTGACAAACAGCCCCAGAATTGTTGGTGTATCAGTTAGCTAGTGCTGCATGACAAACAGTCCCAGAAATCATGGCTTAAAACAAGAAACCACATATCATTGCTCACAACTCTGTGGATTACCTGGGTGGTTCTGCTGACCTGGATCAGGCTTGGGGAAGCTCTGTTGGGATCATTCAAGCATCTGGTCAACTGGAAGGTTGACTGGGGACTAGCTGGCTAGCCAACAATTGGCTGGACAGTAGGGGTGACTGGGTAATGGGCCTCTCAGCCTCCAGCAGGCCAGCTAGGGCTAATTTGTAGGGCAGTGGGACGTGCGTGACATCACTCCCACCATAGTGTATTGATCAAAGCAAGTTGCAGCTCAGATCTAAGGAAAGTTACATCGCAGATCAGGATGGATGTGGGCGGTGGTGGAAAGTGGGGATGTTTTTGCATGAATTTGACACACACAGAGGAAGCACAGAGGGTAATGCCCAAGTGTCAGGGCACAGCCCATTCCAAGAGCCGCATCGtggtccttcctccctctcttccttccttgaacccagggcctggtagaTGCTACACACAgtgcctctgagctacacctccagacCCCACAGTGGGCTTGAATGGTGAAGTTCAAGGGAAAAGAAGGTGCCGGAAGCCAGACGGAAGACCTCGACTTTTATCCAAGGGCAGTAGGGAGCCATGGGAGGTGCTAGGCAGGAGAGTGAGGTCCACTTTAACTTTATAACATTTTGAGGGGCACAGCCTGCCTCAATGCAAACCTCTGGTAATGGAGGGTCCTCTGGGAAAGTTCCAGCAATAGGGAGACcacatgcaaaaaagaaaaaaaatgtaagtctcTTTCAAACCCACGCCTTCCACATCGTATAGCTCCTTCAGGGGTGACCATGGCTGTGATGACGGTGTTAATCTTTTCAGACCTTCtgtgccttctctctctctctctctctctctctctctctctctctctcacacacacacacacacacgcacacgttTTGTGTTCAAGCAGGAGCCCGGTCTGCATTCTTGCTCATCCATTTTCACAGCTGTATACTATTCCACAGGGTGCCTAGTGCTCCCTCCTCTTCACGGGCATTTAGATGGTTTTGGATTTCTGCCGAGATCCCAGCAAACGTTCTCGTGTGTCACAATAAGCATCCCTCAGTGAATGCTAAAAGTGGAACGGGCAGGTGGTGGGTCATGTCCATCTTTTGTGATATCAGACGTTCTGGAACGGCTGCCTGAGCTGCCTGCCAGTCCCCCCTCCCAGCTGCCGCGTGTTTTGACACGTCTCTGGGTGTCAGTTTTGACAGACTCTTCAATATTTGTCATCTGCTCCGTGTGAAACATCACGTCACCCTCGTTGGAATCCACCTCGTCATCTTAAACGGTTGCAAAAATAGTCTCCAGGCCCGAAATAATCGAACCGGGACCCTGCGAGCCTCGTGGAAGTTACTTCtaatatataaatctatatttttttttcctttttccagatAATACAGCTGAGCCCCGAGGAGGGAGCCGTGGAGTGGCTGGGCCCCCGGGATCACCTCCCCCAGGAGGCCCTGCTCCAATTTACACCCCGGCAGGGGCTGCCAGGCCCACGTCTTTGCCAACATCTCAACTTTTGTCAGTTTGACGAGGGAAAATAGTATCTGAGAATCGTCTCTGTTTGAATTTCTCGAGTGCCAACAAGAGGATGAGCCCAGAGTCCCCCTGTCGTCTTTTCGGGTGCATGGTCTCCTCCTGCCTCTTATCCATTCTCTCAATGGACATGATCCTTATTGATTAAGATTTTTTGCTGAGCCGCTCCTTGACCCccttcctgatttatttttttttttctccaaaagacAAGACAAAAGGAAGGTATTGGCACCGGGCAACGTGGTGctctcctgtcatcccagcgactgtggaggctgaggcaggaggatcgcttgttggaggccagcctcagcaactcggcaagaccctgtctcaaaataaaaatatagaaaaggctggggctggggctgggtggtaaagcgcccctgggttcagtccctaggataaaataagaatagaagGGCCTTGGCTTCAAGGCGTCCTGAGGGGACATCTGATCTAGGTAAGCCCCTGTGGCCACACGCCTTCAGCTTTTTGAGAAACGGAGGCCGGGGGTGGCCTGGGAACAGTGGCCCAGGCTGGAGCAGCTCATCTCGCACCCTGGCACTGAAGGGCCTCCGTGGTCGCCCACAAACCCAGGTGCTACCAATTCCCCATCCCTGTCTCCAGCCCCTGGTGGGCAGAGGTTGTGGGGGGTGGCCTCAGGCTCTGGGGTCCTCATCTCACTGTCGAGGCTGAGCTCCAGAGAAGCCAAGCGACCCAGGAGCggggtggcagagccaggactctGGGGCCGAAGGAGCTGCTGGGAGCCCTGCACCCTCCCGCCTGATCAGCTGCTGGGTGGGCCACGCCTCATCAGGGCTGATTGGAGGGGCGGGCTGAGGAAGGTATAAGTGGAGGCGGAGGCGCCCCGCGTCCTCACGTCTGGGCCTGCGTCCCCTGTCTGATGGCTCCCAGTGGAATTACTAGCATTGCCACCTCTAGCGCCCCTGCCAGGTCATCTGGGCCTTCTGGTTCTGAGAAGCCAGGTAAGCAAGAGAGGGGGCCCTCCTGGgagcccttccccctcccccccagtcCTCCCTTGTCCCACTCTGGCCCTGGCACCGTCCCCATAGCCGTGTCCCCACAGCCGACCACTTGGCCAAAGACCTCATGCCCCAGCAGAGGCagggaggcctgggcctggggctgaggCCGGCCCAGAGAGGCCTCAGAGGCCAATGGCGTCTCCCCAGCTGCAACCCATCGCCAGCCTTGGTGGGGGGAGGAGGCCCGGCCGCAGCTGCCGGGCATCGAGGTGGAGGGGACGGAGCAGGGGCCTAGGAGGCCGGGCCAGGCTCCCTGATTTCCAGGCCCCTGGCCACTTGACATTAAGGTAGCTACAGGGAGGGACAGGGTTCCTGGGAGAGACGGAGCCCGGGTTGAGGGGGGCATGGCTTTTGCTTTGGGCACCTGGGTATACAGCAGGCATGGAATAAGTGCTGAATGAGGGCTGGGGGAGGACACAGGCCCAGGGAACACCCTTGGGGGTGGCTctctggggtgggggtgctgcAGAGGGTGGGCTGGGGGACTCTTCATCCAGAGCCTGGGCAGGTGCCCATCCCCACTGGGCAGATGGgaagactgaggcccagagggggcTGAGCCCGGGCATCCTGGCTCCCAGGCTGAGTCCCACCCAGAGCAatcccaggccctgggctccttCCCCCCGGAGGCCTGCAGAGGGGGCCTTGGGTTAGGCCTCTCCACAATTTGCTTCTAGGTCTCGAGTTTGGGGTGAGATTCCCGTTTCTGTCCcccactttaaaaaacaaatttaaaaaaatgttttgcagcCAGGGGATTCCCGTGGGGAGTCCTAGATTTTGCAAATGAAGCCGAGTGCatggctcacgcctataatcccagtgagggaggaggctgaggcaggaggctggcaagttggaggccagcctcagcgacttagtgaggctctaagccactcagcgagaccctgtctctcaataaaatataaaaaggggctggggacggggctcaggggttgagtgtccctgagttcagtcccagagatgtaaatcaataaataataactaaaatgtaaaaaaaataacttggggATCATTCACAAACTACATGATTCACCCATTTAAAGAGAACGGCTCTGAGTACATCCAGCACATATCCGTTcagtttttagaatattttcatttccacaaaaagaaaatctgtgcCAATTACCAGTCTGTCCCCATCGCCACCTCTAAACCCCTAACCCTTAACAGCcattaatctgattttttttttaaatactggggattgagcccaggggccctCAGTCACAGAGCCcggtccccagccctattttgcattttatttagagacagggt
This window of the Marmota flaviventris isolate mMarFla1 chromosome 20, mMarFla1.hap1, whole genome shotgun sequence genome carries:
- the Rho gene encoding rhodopsin, coding for MNGTEGPDFYVPFSNATGVVRSPFEHPQYYLAEPWQFSLLAAYMFLLILLGFPVNFLTLYVTVQHKKLRSPLNYILLNLATADLFMVLFGFTTTVYTSLNGYFVFGRTGCFVEGFFATLGGEVALWSLVVLAIERYMVVCKPMSNFRFGENHAVMGVIFTWIMASACAVPPLFGWSRYLPEGMQCSCGIDYYTPKPELNNESFVIYMFVVHFAIPLVIIFFCYGRLLFTVKEAAAQQQESATTQKAEKEVTRMVIIMVVAFLICWVPYASVAVHIFTHQGSDFGPVLMTIPAFFAKSSALYNPVIYILMNKQFRNCMLTTICCGKNPLGEDEASTTVSRTETSQVAPA